The Streptomyces sp. RKAG293 genome includes a region encoding these proteins:
- the cysC gene encoding adenylyl-sulfate kinase produces MTTQISQERAMSVPASPQQAGATVWLTGLPSAGKTTVAFALADRLRDAGHRVEVLDGDEIREFLSAGLGFTREDRHTNVQRIGFVAELLASNGVKVLVPVIAPYADSREAVRGRHQKQGTPYLEVHVATPVEVCSERDVKGLYAKQAAGEISGLTGVDDPYEAPGAPDLRLETHGRTVEDSAAALEALLVERGLAL; encoded by the coding sequence ATGACCACTCAGATATCCCAGGAGCGAGCGATGAGCGTGCCGGCGAGCCCGCAGCAGGCGGGTGCCACGGTGTGGCTCACCGGTCTGCCGAGCGCGGGCAAGACCACGGTCGCCTTCGCGCTGGCCGACCGGCTGCGTGACGCGGGCCACCGGGTGGAGGTGCTGGACGGCGACGAGATCCGCGAGTTCCTCTCCGCCGGGCTGGGCTTCACCCGCGAGGACCGGCACACCAACGTGCAGCGGATCGGCTTCGTCGCCGAGCTGCTGGCCTCCAACGGCGTCAAGGTCCTCGTCCCCGTCATCGCTCCCTACGCGGACAGCCGCGAGGCGGTCCGCGGGCGCCACCAGAAGCAGGGCACCCCGTACTTGGAGGTGCACGTGGCCACACCGGTCGAGGTGTGCTCCGAGCGCGATGTGAAGGGGCTGTACGCCAAGCAGGCCGCGGGTGAGATCTCCGGTCTCACCGGGGTCGACGACCCGTACGAGGCGCCCGGGGCACCGGATCTGCGCCTCGAGACCCACGGCCGCACCGTCGAGGACTCCGCCGCGGCGCTGGAAGCGCTGCTCGTCGAGAGGGGACTGGCACTGTGA
- a CDS encoding aliphatic sulfonate ABC transporter substrate-binding protein, producing MSAARTTRSLKRSIAAAATLPLLFGALAACGYGSKSDDTKDSNAAPVASSGAKKLSADEVKIGYFPNLTHATALVGLNQGLFAKELGGTAIKTQTFNAGPSEIEALNAGSIDIGWIGPSPSINGYTKSKSTSLRIISGSASGGVKLVVNPAKIKTLDDLKGKKIATPQLGNTQDVAFLNWIAEKGWKVDAQSGKGDVSVFRTDNKVTPDAYKSGSIDGAWVPEPTASKLVSEGGKVLLDERDLWPDKKFVITNVIVSQKFLSAHPDVVEAVLRGSVNTNAWITANPDKAKAAANAQLKKDTQKALPAEILDPAWASIQVLDDPLAKSLTSEADHAVKAGLLKKPDLAGIYDLTLLNKVLTAAGKPAVDAAGLGRQ from the coding sequence GTGTCTGCCGCAAGAACCACCCGCAGCCTGAAGCGATCGATCGCCGCTGCCGCGACCCTCCCGCTGCTCTTCGGCGCTCTCGCCGCCTGCGGGTACGGCTCGAAGTCCGACGACACGAAGGACAGCAACGCTGCCCCGGTGGCCAGTTCGGGCGCGAAGAAGCTCTCCGCCGACGAAGTGAAGATCGGCTACTTCCCGAACCTCACCCACGCCACCGCGCTCGTCGGCCTCAACCAGGGCCTGTTCGCGAAGGAGCTGGGCGGCACCGCCATCAAGACCCAGACCTTCAACGCGGGCCCGTCCGAGATCGAGGCGCTGAACGCCGGCTCCATCGACATCGGCTGGATCGGCCCCTCGCCATCCATCAACGGCTACACCAAGTCCAAGAGCACCAGCCTGCGGATCATCTCCGGCTCCGCCTCGGGCGGCGTGAAGCTGGTCGTCAACCCCGCGAAGATCAAGACCCTGGACGACCTCAAGGGCAAGAAGATCGCGACCCCGCAGCTGGGCAACACCCAGGACGTGGCGTTCCTCAACTGGATCGCCGAAAAGGGCTGGAAGGTCGACGCGCAGAGCGGCAAGGGCGACGTCTCCGTCTTCCGCACCGACAACAAGGTCACGCCCGACGCCTACAAGTCCGGTTCCATCGACGGCGCGTGGGTGCCGGAGCCGACCGCGTCCAAGCTGGTCTCCGAGGGCGGCAAGGTACTGCTCGACGAGCGCGACCTGTGGCCCGACAAGAAGTTCGTGATCACCAATGTGATCGTGTCGCAGAAGTTCCTGTCGGCGCACCCGGACGTCGTCGAGGCGGTGCTGCGCGGTTCGGTGAACACCAACGCGTGGATCACGGCCAACCCGGACAAGGCCAAGGCCGCCGCGAACGCCCAGCTCAAGAAGGACACCCAGAAGGCACTGCCGGCCGAGATCCTCGACCCGGCGTGGGCGAGCATCCAGGTCCTCGACGACCCGCTCGCCAAGTCGCTGACGTCCGAGGCCGACCACGCCGTCAAGGCCGGTCTGCTGAAGAAGCCCGACCTCGCCGGGATCTACGACCTGACGCTGCTCAACAAGGTCCTCACGGCCGCCGGCAAGCCCGCGGTGGACGCGGCGGGACTCGGCAGGCAGTAG
- a CDS encoding sulfate adenylyltransferase subunit 1, which yields MTTISDVTSAEQIAATSQLRFATAGSVDDGKSTLVGRLLHDSKSVLTDQLEAVEHASRRRGQEAPDLALLTDGLRAEREQGITIDVAYRYFATPRRRFILADTPGHVQYTRNMVTGASTAELAVVLVDARNGVVEQTRRHAAVAALLRVPHVVLAVNKMDLVEYAEPVFAAIAEEFTAYAASLGVPDITTIPISALAGDNVVTPSANMDWYGGPTVLEHLETVQVGTDLTDAPARFPVQYVIRPQTTEHPDYRGYAGRIASGILRVGDEVTVLPSGATSTITGIDALGEPVDVAWAPQSVTVLLADDLDISRGDLIAPTASAPATTQDVEATVCHLHERPLKVGSRVLLKHATRTVKAVVKALPYRINLTAGLAHESGPAQLDVNDIGAVVLRTAEPLPLDAYADSRLTGSFLLIDPADGTTLTAGMAGEAFAEPAAAGASAVEKEQEGWDF from the coding sequence ATGACCACCATCAGCGACGTCACCAGCGCCGAGCAGATCGCGGCCACCTCGCAGCTGCGCTTCGCCACCGCCGGCTCCGTCGACGACGGCAAGTCCACCCTGGTCGGGCGGCTGCTGCACGACTCCAAGTCGGTCCTGACCGACCAGCTGGAGGCCGTCGAGCACGCCTCGCGCCGCCGCGGCCAGGAGGCGCCGGACCTGGCGCTGCTCACCGACGGCCTGCGGGCCGAGCGCGAGCAGGGCATCACCATCGATGTGGCGTACCGGTACTTCGCCACACCGCGGCGCCGGTTCATCCTCGCCGACACGCCGGGCCATGTGCAGTACACCCGCAACATGGTCACCGGCGCCTCGACCGCGGAGCTGGCCGTGGTGCTCGTCGACGCCCGCAACGGCGTCGTGGAGCAGACCCGGCGCCATGCCGCGGTGGCCGCGCTGCTGCGCGTCCCGCACGTGGTGCTGGCCGTCAACAAGATGGACCTGGTGGAGTACGCGGAGCCCGTGTTCGCCGCCATCGCCGAGGAGTTCACGGCGTACGCGGCGTCGCTCGGCGTCCCGGACATCACGACGATCCCGATCTCGGCGCTCGCCGGGGACAACGTGGTGACGCCGTCCGCGAACATGGACTGGTACGGCGGCCCCACCGTCCTGGAGCACCTGGAGACGGTGCAGGTCGGCACCGACCTGACGGACGCCCCGGCCCGCTTCCCGGTCCAGTACGTGATCCGTCCGCAGACCACCGAGCACCCGGACTACCGCGGCTACGCGGGCCGGATCGCCTCCGGCATCCTGCGGGTCGGTGACGAGGTGACGGTCCTGCCGTCCGGCGCGACCAGCACCATCACCGGCATCGACGCCCTTGGCGAGCCGGTCGACGTCGCCTGGGCGCCGCAGTCGGTGACCGTGCTGCTCGCCGACGACCTGGACATCTCGCGCGGCGACCTGATCGCGCCGACCGCCTCGGCGCCGGCGACCACCCAGGACGTCGAGGCGACCGTCTGCCATCTGCACGAGCGGCCGCTGAAGGTCGGCTCGCGGGTGCTGCTCAAGCACGCGACGCGCACGGTGAAGGCCGTCGTCAAGGCGCTGCCGTACCGCATCAATCTCACGGCCGGGCTCGCGCACGAGTCCGGGCCGGCGCAGCTGGACGTCAACGACATCGGCGCCGTCGTGCTGCGCACCGCCGAGCCGCTGCCGCTGGACGCCTACGCGGACTCGCGGCTGACCGGCTCCTTCCTGCTGATCGACCCCGCGGACGGCACGACGCTGACCGCGGGCATGGCGGGCGAGGCGTTCGCCGAACCCGCGGCGGCCGGTGCGTCCGCCGTGGAGAAGGAACAAGAGGGGTGGGACTTCTGA
- the cysD gene encoding sulfate adenylyltransferase subunit CysD has translation MTTVAAPNESAYALSHLDALESEAVHIFREVAGEFERPVILFSGGKDSIVMLHLALKAFAPAAVPFSLLHVDTGHNFPEVLEYRDRTVAEHGLRLHVARVQDYIDDGRLRERPDGTRNPLQTVPLLDAIGEGKYDAVFGGGRRDEEKARAKERVFSLRDEFGAWDPRRQRPELWQLYNGKHAAGEHVRVFPLSNWTELDVWQYIAREGIELPQIYYAHERDVFARSGMWLTAGEWGGPKSGETVEKRLIRYRTVGDMSCTGAVDSDAFTIDQVIVEIAASRLTERGATRADDKMSEAAMEDRKREGYF, from the coding sequence GTGACCACCGTCGCCGCGCCCAATGAATCCGCGTACGCGCTCAGCCACCTGGACGCGCTCGAGTCCGAGGCCGTGCACATCTTCCGTGAGGTCGCGGGCGAGTTCGAGCGGCCGGTGATCCTCTTCTCCGGCGGCAAGGACTCCATCGTCATGCTGCACCTGGCGCTGAAGGCGTTCGCGCCCGCCGCGGTGCCGTTCTCGCTGCTGCACGTGGACACCGGCCACAACTTCCCCGAGGTGCTGGAGTACCGGGACCGTACGGTCGCCGAGCACGGACTGCGGCTGCACGTGGCGCGGGTGCAGGACTACATCGACGACGGCCGGCTGCGCGAGCGCCCCGACGGGACCCGCAACCCGCTGCAGACGGTGCCGCTGCTCGACGCGATCGGCGAGGGTAAGTACGACGCGGTCTTCGGCGGCGGCCGCCGTGACGAGGAGAAGGCCCGCGCCAAGGAGCGCGTCTTCTCCCTGCGCGACGAGTTCGGCGCCTGGGACCCGCGCCGCCAGCGCCCCGAGCTGTGGCAGCTCTACAACGGCAAGCACGCGGCCGGCGAGCACGTCCGGGTGTTCCCGCTGTCCAACTGGACCGAGCTGGACGTGTGGCAGTACATCGCCCGCGAGGGCATCGAGCTGCCGCAGATCTACTACGCGCACGAGCGGGACGTCTTCGCCCGCAGCGGCATGTGGCTGACGGCGGGCGAGTGGGGCGGCCCGAAGTCCGGGGAGACCGTCGAGAAGCGGCTCATCCGCTACCGCACCGTCGGTGACATGTCCTGCACCGGCGCGGTGGACTCCGACGCCTTCACCATCGACCAGGTCATCGTGGAGATCGCCGCGTCCCGGCTCACCGAGCGGGGCGCGACCCGCGCCGACGACAAGATGTCCGAGGCCGCGATGGAAGACCGCAAGCGCGAGGGGTACTTCTAA
- a CDS encoding MMPL family transporter yields MGIAAAMGGWSARHRWTAVIGWLVFVVLALAIGQMAGRVDASQEEGLPGEVSQAAGIIDDAGIKGAAGEMVLIQVKSGGTVADPAVHTAVDAVIAAVKGTGQTTNISSPYDTKAISADQKSALVRFEMTGEKETADDRVTKVTDAVAGTQAKYQDLRIEEFGDASSEKVLGDAFGDDFKTAEFSAVPVALGILLIAFGALVAALLPVLLAVTAFVATTGLVAVVSHLVPMSDTANSVMLLVGLAVGVDYCLFYLRREREERAAGHDAQTAIKIASATSGRAILISGITVIVAMAGMLFTGIADFKAMGVATMMVVAVAMFGSVTVLPALLSLLGHRVEKGRLPFLNRARKNTSQRSATSNSRFWTAVLTPVLRNPKTATVIAGGALILIASPALGLHTANLTMNQELGDGLPIIQTYDRINVAFPGGPDPAHVVVKADDINAAPVKQAIEDFRAEAVSKGASKGPVTVVVHAKENIAQIDVPLAGGTDKTKAEAGLVQLRDEVRPDTLGKVPGLEAPITGQTAGSMDFTNKITSSVPPVFAFVIVFAFLLMLLSFRSLTIAATSIVLNLLSVGAAYGVLAAVFQHGWGAGLVGATGTGAVVAWLPLFLFVILFGLSMDYHVFVVSRIREAKMRGLSTQSAIQHGITTTAGVVTSAAVIMVAVFAIFGTLSMQSMKQMGVGLAVAVLIDATVIRGVLLPAVMALLGERNWYLPKWLGWLPDMTHDEAVLAPPAPAPAARPAEEYDAARV; encoded by the coding sequence ATGGGAATCGCTGCGGCAATGGGTGGCTGGAGCGCCCGGCACCGCTGGACGGCCGTCATCGGCTGGTTGGTCTTCGTGGTCCTCGCGCTCGCCATCGGACAGATGGCCGGCCGGGTCGACGCCAGCCAGGAGGAGGGCCTGCCGGGTGAGGTCAGCCAGGCGGCGGGGATCATCGACGACGCGGGCATCAAGGGTGCTGCCGGCGAGATGGTGCTCATCCAGGTCAAGTCCGGCGGCACGGTCGCGGACCCCGCGGTCCACACCGCCGTGGACGCGGTCATAGCCGCGGTCAAGGGCACCGGCCAGACCACCAACATCAGCTCGCCCTACGACACCAAGGCGATCTCCGCGGACCAGAAATCCGCACTGGTCCGGTTCGAGATGACCGGCGAGAAGGAGACCGCCGACGACCGCGTCACCAAGGTCACCGACGCGGTGGCGGGCACCCAGGCCAAGTACCAGGACCTGCGGATCGAGGAGTTCGGCGACGCGAGCTCCGAGAAGGTGCTCGGTGACGCGTTCGGCGACGACTTCAAGACCGCCGAGTTCTCCGCGGTCCCGGTCGCGCTCGGCATCCTGCTGATCGCCTTCGGCGCGCTGGTCGCCGCCCTGCTGCCGGTCCTCCTCGCGGTGACCGCCTTCGTGGCGACCACCGGTCTGGTCGCCGTCGTCAGCCACCTGGTGCCGATGAGCGACACCGCCAACTCCGTGATGCTGCTGGTCGGTCTGGCCGTCGGCGTCGACTACTGCCTGTTCTACCTGCGCCGCGAGCGTGAGGAGCGGGCCGCGGGACACGATGCGCAGACCGCCATCAAGATCGCCTCGGCGACGTCCGGCCGCGCCATCCTCATCTCCGGCATCACCGTGATCGTCGCGATGGCCGGCATGCTCTTCACCGGCATCGCGGACTTCAAGGCCATGGGTGTGGCCACCATGATGGTCGTCGCGGTCGCCATGTTCGGCTCCGTGACCGTCCTTCCCGCCCTGCTCTCGCTGCTCGGCCACCGGGTCGAGAAGGGCCGGCTCCCGTTCCTCAACCGCGCCCGGAAGAACACCTCCCAGCGCTCCGCCACGAGCAACAGCCGCTTCTGGACGGCCGTTCTCACCCCCGTGCTGCGCAACCCGAAGACCGCCACCGTCATCGCGGGCGGCGCACTGATCCTCATCGCCTCCCCGGCGCTCGGGCTGCACACCGCGAACCTCACGATGAACCAGGAGCTCGGCGACGGCCTGCCGATCATCCAGACCTACGACCGCATCAACGTGGCGTTCCCCGGCGGCCCCGACCCGGCGCACGTGGTCGTCAAGGCCGACGACATCAACGCGGCGCCCGTCAAGCAGGCGATCGAGGACTTCCGCGCCGAGGCCGTCTCGAAGGGCGCCAGCAAGGGCCCGGTCACCGTGGTCGTCCACGCCAAGGAGAACATCGCGCAGATCGACGTCCCGCTGGCGGGTGGCACGGACAAGACGAAGGCCGAGGCCGGGCTGGTCCAACTGCGGGACGAGGTACGGCCGGACACGCTCGGCAAGGTCCCGGGGCTCGAAGCGCCCATCACCGGTCAGACGGCCGGCTCGATGGACTTCACCAACAAGATCACGAGCAGCGTCCCGCCGGTCTTCGCCTTCGTGATCGTCTTCGCCTTCCTCCTGATGCTGCTGTCCTTCCGCTCCCTCACCATCGCCGCCACCTCCATCGTCCTCAACCTGCTGTCGGTGGGCGCGGCCTACGGTGTCCTCGCCGCCGTCTTCCAGCACGGCTGGGGCGCGGGACTGGTCGGTGCCACGGGAACGGGCGCGGTCGTCGCCTGGCTGCCGCTCTTCCTCTTCGTGATCCTGTTCGGGCTGAGCATGGACTACCACGTCTTCGTGGTCTCCCGGATCCGTGAGGCCAAGATGCGCGGCCTCAGCACCCAGAGCGCCATCCAGCACGGCATCACCACCACGGCGGGCGTCGTCACCAGCGCGGCGGTCATCATGGTCGCGGTGTTCGCCATCTTCGGAACGCTCTCCATGCAGAGCATGAAGCAGATGGGCGTCGGCCTGGCGGTGGCCGTCCTCATCGACGCGACCGTCATCCGCGGGGTCCTGCTCCCCGCCGTCATGGCCCTGCTCGGCGAGCGCAACTGGTACCTGCCCAAGTGGCTCGGCTGGCTGCCGGACATGACCCACGACGAGGCCGTACTGGCCCCGCCGGCGCCGGCCCCGGCCGCCCGCCCCGCAGAGGAGTACGACGCGGCCCGCGTCTGA
- a CDS encoding fibronectin type III domain-containing protein: MPAPLRPVRRRAAAVCASLAAVAAFATTGISPAAGAPAAAARDVYVSPAGDDHAAGTTKHPVRTLEHARDLVRARAGHLTADLTVHLAPGTYRQSKPLVLDARDSGGNGHRVIWDGAGSAVISGGRQVTGWHQVAGRPGLWSAPAPSGLTNTRQLYVDGVRAQRARGQVPVGLTATATGYTASAGTLAGWRNIGDAEFVYTSGESLWNIDRDGLGQWTEPRCPIASATGTTITMAQPCWDNSNKRVEFPDIPGRTVSMVGPGKLTNSGHASYIENAYELLDQPGEWYFDRKAHTVYYLPRPGEDPRHADVEAPVAQKLIDGGGTAAAPLHDVSFRGLQFSYATWLTPSGPGGFSEIQAGYTITGPTGWATQGLCHFVEGGTCPFADWTKMPGNVSLAHSRGVEFSGDVFAHLGAAGLELGTGTKDARVSGSIFTDISGNGLEIGGVDGAEPATGVQVTDNHLYALPREFHGGVAIVNGYTQRTTIAHNQIDHVGYSAISLGWGGWPDKVGSPATPNSSHDNAVRDNLIFDYMQMLDDGGGIYTQGLTGTSIADGEKVTGNVIHGQWGLGKSVYTDNGCTYETVQGNVLYGASYANVASRHTDFRDALGNNDPTLVKDNWWEEGTGDADNKGLVTTGNRIIAAPSDAPGAIVANAGLEPAYRGLLNRRIGALSTPEAPSRVGTSSGGTTALVVTFNPTFADGGAAVTSYTAHVYDAAGHEAATVPVTAAEFRTRGYLRVTGLRPGEPYTVSVSATNSRGSGAASLPSNALVPAAVTTLPAAPTGAKLRAQAHAATVVWTPPVDTGAAEVTGYLITVSDGRTIEVAGRDALVTQPSGKGMFRVIGGLTPGTAYKVTIAAVTAAGTGPSVTANGTTPAA, translated from the coding sequence ATGCCCGCACCCCTGAGGCCCGTTCGCCGCAGAGCCGCAGCCGTCTGCGCTTCGCTGGCGGCCGTCGCCGCGTTCGCCACCACCGGAATATCCCCGGCCGCCGGAGCTCCGGCGGCCGCGGCACGCGATGTCTACGTCTCCCCGGCCGGTGACGACCACGCCGCCGGCACCACCAAGCACCCCGTCCGCACCCTGGAGCACGCCCGCGACCTCGTCCGCGCCCGCGCCGGACACCTCACCGCCGATCTGACCGTCCATCTGGCACCCGGTACCTACCGGCAGTCCAAGCCCCTCGTGCTCGACGCCCGCGACTCCGGGGGCAACGGCCACCGGGTGATCTGGGACGGCGCCGGGTCCGCGGTCATCAGCGGGGGCCGCCAGGTGACCGGCTGGCACCAGGTCGCCGGCCGGCCCGGACTGTGGTCCGCGCCCGCGCCGAGCGGCCTCACCAACACCCGGCAGCTGTACGTCGACGGGGTGCGCGCCCAGCGCGCCCGTGGCCAGGTGCCCGTCGGACTGACCGCCACCGCCACCGGCTACACGGCCTCCGCCGGCACCCTCGCCGGCTGGCGGAACATCGGCGACGCCGAGTTCGTCTACACCAGCGGCGAATCGCTGTGGAACATCGACCGCGACGGCCTCGGCCAGTGGACCGAGCCGCGCTGCCCCATCGCCTCCGCCACCGGCACCACGATCACCATGGCCCAGCCCTGCTGGGACAATTCCAACAAACGTGTCGAGTTCCCCGACATCCCCGGCAGGACCGTCAGCATGGTCGGCCCCGGCAAGCTCACCAACAGCGGCCACGCCTCGTACATCGAGAACGCCTACGAGCTGCTCGACCAGCCCGGCGAGTGGTACTTCGACCGCAAGGCCCACACCGTCTACTACCTCCCGCGCCCCGGCGAGGACCCGCGGCACGCGGATGTCGAGGCACCGGTCGCGCAGAAGCTGATCGACGGCGGCGGAACGGCCGCGGCGCCCCTGCACGACGTCTCCTTCCGCGGGCTGCAGTTCAGCTACGCGACCTGGCTGACCCCGTCGGGTCCCGGCGGGTTCTCCGAGATCCAGGCCGGCTACACGATCACCGGGCCGACCGGCTGGGCCACCCAGGGCCTGTGCCACTTCGTCGAGGGCGGCACCTGCCCGTTCGCCGACTGGACGAAGATGCCGGGCAACGTCTCCCTGGCGCACAGCCGCGGAGTCGAGTTCTCCGGTGATGTCTTCGCGCATCTCGGCGCCGCCGGACTGGAGTTGGGCACCGGGACGAAGGACGCCCGGGTCAGCGGCAGCATCTTCACCGACATCTCCGGCAACGGCCTGGAGATCGGCGGGGTCGACGGCGCCGAGCCCGCCACCGGCGTCCAGGTCACCGACAACCACCTCTACGCGCTGCCCCGCGAATTCCACGGCGGGGTCGCGATCGTCAACGGCTACACCCAGCGCACCACGATCGCCCACAACCAGATCGACCACGTCGGCTACTCCGCGATCTCACTGGGCTGGGGCGGCTGGCCCGACAAGGTCGGCTCGCCCGCGACCCCGAACAGCAGTCACGACAACGCGGTACGCGACAACCTCATCTTCGACTACATGCAGATGCTGGACGACGGCGGCGGCATCTACACCCAGGGGCTGACCGGCACCTCGATCGCCGACGGTGAGAAGGTCACCGGCAACGTCATCCACGGCCAGTGGGGCCTGGGCAAGAGCGTCTACACCGACAACGGCTGCACGTACGAGACGGTCCAGGGCAACGTCCTGTACGGCGCCTCGTACGCCAACGTCGCCAGCCGCCACACCGACTTCCGCGACGCGCTCGGCAACAACGACCCGACGCTCGTCAAGGACAACTGGTGGGAGGAGGGCACCGGCGACGCCGACAACAAGGGACTCGTCACCACCGGCAACCGCATCATCGCCGCCCCCTCCGACGCCCCCGGGGCGATCGTCGCCAACGCGGGCCTCGAACCCGCCTACCGCGGGCTGCTGAACCGGCGGATCGGCGCACTCAGCACTCCTGAGGCACCGTCACGCGTCGGCACCAGCTCCGGCGGCACGACCGCGCTGGTCGTCACCTTCAACCCCACCTTCGCCGACGGCGGAGCGGCCGTGACGTCCTACACGGCCCACGTGTACGACGCCGCGGGCCATGAGGCGGCGACGGTGCCGGTCACGGCCGCGGAGTTCCGCACCCGCGGCTACCTCCGCGTCACGGGACTGCGGCCCGGTGAGCCGTACACCGTCTCCGTGAGCGCGACCAACTCCCGTGGAAGCGGGGCGGCTTCGCTGCCGTCGAACGCTCTGGTGCCCGCCGCCGTGACGACGCTGCCCGCCGCACCCACCGGGGCGAAACTCCGCGCCCAGGCGCACGCGGCGACCGTCGTCTGGACGCCGCCGGTGGACACCGGCGCCGCCGAGGTCACGGGCTATCTGATCACCGTCTCCGACGGCCGCACGATCGAGGTCGCCGGCCGGGACGCGCTCGTCACGCAGCCGTCCGGCAAGGGGATGTTCCGCGTCATCGGCGGTCTCACCCCGGGCACCGCGTACAAGGTCACCATCGCGGCGGTCACCGCCGCGGGAACCGGTCCTTCGGTGACCGCGAACGGCACCACACCCGCGGCCTGA
- a CDS encoding sirohydrochlorin chelatase: MNGPAHPSPATTLPTWRYAPPLLIIAHGSRDPRHAATVHALTEQVRAARPGLRVVTGYLDFCAPTVAQVVDRLAAEGVRDIVALPLLLTRAFHAKADIPAVLRESTAAHPRLRVVVADVLGPSPLLTAALERRLAEAGVTPGDRSTGVVLASAGSTDPEAIAVIAEIAREWRHTGWCAVRPAFASASLPRTEDAVRQLRAEGVRRIAVAPYVIAPGFLPDRIVRGARESGADALAPVLGAAPELVELLLERYAGALLPRRILLSA; this comes from the coding sequence ATGAACGGTCCCGCCCACCCGTCACCCGCCACCACCCTTCCAACGTGGCGCTATGCGCCGCCCCTTCTGATCATCGCCCACGGCAGTCGCGATCCGCGCCATGCCGCGACCGTCCATGCGCTGACCGAGCAGGTACGGGCCGCCCGGCCGGGGCTCCGCGTCGTCACCGGATACCTCGACTTCTGTGCGCCGACCGTGGCGCAGGTCGTCGACCGCCTCGCGGCGGAGGGGGTGCGCGACATCGTCGCGCTGCCGCTGCTGCTCACCCGCGCCTTCCACGCGAAGGCCGACATCCCCGCCGTGCTGCGCGAGTCGACCGCCGCGCACCCCCGGCTGAGGGTCGTGGTGGCCGATGTCCTCGGCCCCTCGCCCCTGTTGACCGCCGCCCTGGAGCGGCGGCTGGCCGAGGCCGGGGTCACCCCCGGCGACCGCTCGACCGGGGTTGTCCTGGCCTCGGCGGGCTCCACCGACCCGGAGGCGATCGCAGTGATCGCTGAAATCGCGCGGGAGTGGCGGCACACCGGTTGGTGCGCCGTGCGGCCTGCGTTCGCCTCCGCATCGCTGCCCAGGACCGAGGACGCGGTCCGGCAGCTGCGGGCCGAGGGCGTACGCCGTATCGCGGTCGCCCCGTACGTCATCGCACCGGGCTTCCTGCCCGACCGCATCGTCCGCGGTGCCCGCGAGTCCGGCGCCGACGCCCTCGCTCCTGTGCTGGGCGCGGCCCCGGAACTCGTCGAGCTGCTGCTGGAGCGCTATGCGGGGGCCCTTCTCCCCCGCCGGATCCTGCTCTCCGCCTGA
- a CDS encoding ABC transporter ATP-binding protein, whose protein sequence is MATAVRTTEQHSADTAVADGAPAVRIDHVHKVFGRPGSAQAVLDDITLDVRPGEFVCLLGASGCGKSTLLNLVAGLDQPTAGTITVPGGGRPALMFQEHALFPWLTAGKNIELALRLRGVPRAERRPEAERLLSLVRLDGSYGKRVHELSGGMRQRVALARALAQDSNVLLMDEPFAALDAITRDVLHGELTRIWAETGVSVLFVTHNVREAVRLAERVVLLTSRPGRVAREWAVDIPQPRRIEDAAVAELSIEITEELRGEIRRHGQH, encoded by the coding sequence ATGGCCACGGCAGTCAGGACCACCGAGCAGCACAGCGCGGACACCGCCGTCGCGGACGGCGCGCCCGCCGTTCGCATCGACCACGTCCACAAGGTCTTCGGCCGTCCGGGCTCCGCCCAGGCGGTGCTCGACGACATCACCCTCGACGTCCGTCCCGGTGAGTTCGTCTGCCTCCTGGGTGCCTCCGGCTGCGGCAAGTCGACGCTGCTCAACCTGGTCGCGGGCCTGGACCAGCCGACGGCGGGCACCATCACGGTGCCGGGCGGCGGCCGTCCGGCGCTGATGTTCCAGGAGCACGCGCTCTTCCCCTGGCTCACCGCCGGCAAGAACATCGAACTGGCGCTGCGGCTGCGCGGCGTGCCGCGCGCCGAGCGCCGCCCGGAGGCCGAGCGGCTGCTCAGCCTGGTGCGCCTCGACGGCTCCTACGGCAAGCGGGTCCACGAGCTGTCCGGCGGTATGCGGCAGCGCGTCGCGCTCGCCCGTGCGCTGGCCCAGGACTCCAACGTGCTGCTGATGGACGAGCCGTTCGCGGCGCTGGACGCCATCACCCGGGACGTCCTGCACGGCGAGCTCACCCGTATCTGGGCCGAGACGGGCGTCTCCGTCCTCTTCGTCACGCACAACGTCCGCGAGGCCGTCCGGCTCGCGGAGCGCGTGGTGCTGCTGACGTCCCGGCCCGGCCGGGTCGCCCGCGAATGGGCCGTGGACATCCCGCAGCCGCGCCGTATCGAGGACGCCGCGGTCGCCGAGCTGTCCATCGAGATCACCGAAGAACTGCGTGGGGAGATCCGCCGACATGGCCAGCACTGA